The following proteins are encoded in a genomic region of Amphiura filiformis chromosome 11, Afil_fr2py, whole genome shotgun sequence:
- the LOC140163985 gene encoding monocarboxylate transporter 12-like isoform X1, which produces MGDTDKGGWGYVVVAGSHLVQILLMGTAGSLSIVFSEWAYDFNTSIGSASMVLGIVPIIAGLFSPVAAALIGRFGCRPIAIIGGTIAVSAIILSSYVQSLEHLYYSFVMLSIGISMSYAPSILILGEYFKKRIVLANAISCVGIATGQLIIPPFLSFLFSTYGWRGGFFILGAVSMHLLVSAAIFRPNRRQYKNREHVFKGNQNLADDGSQHLADDSRNFGDTKPSICAKLGNAFGIPALCINPHFILTILTIFILSMALFGANTFLIPRAENAGIQKDKSALLMSCFGIGGMAGRIGYGILIDRRYLTMASSFMMAIVMSSIEIFLVPILDNYAFLVCLSLLFGISSGIISPLSMVIPREVVGSTPDLVTPAIGLSMLTATGGQSIGVLLSAIIYNTTGRYTTVYYVLGGLATLSALAFFPTYVTLRRREMEETQYEKADNN; this is translated from the exons ATGGGAGACACTGACAAAGGCGGTTGGGGTTATGTGGTGGTGGCGGGTTCGCATCTAGTCCAGATCCTTTTGATGGGTACGGCCGGGAGTCTTAGCATTGTGTTTTCCGAATGGGCCTATGATTTTAACACTAGCATAGGATCAGCGAGCATGGTTTTGGGCATTGTTCCTATTATTGCTGGATTATTTA GTCCCGTAGCTGCTGCACTGATTGGACGATTTGGATGCCGACCAATAGCAATCATTGGTGGTACAATAGCAGTCAGCGCGATTATCTTATCATCGTATGTCCAGTCTTTAGAACATCTGTATTATAGCTTTGTGATGTTAT CGATTGGTATATCAATGTCATACGCGCCGTCTATTTTGATCCTCGGCGAATACTTCAAAAAACGCATTGTTTTAGCAAATGCCATATCATGTGTCGGGATTGCAACAGGACAACTCATAATTCCACCATTTCTGTCCTTCTTATTTTCAACTTACGGTTGGCGTGGAGGATTTTTTATACTCGGTGCTGTTAGTATGCATTTATTAGTAAGCGCTGCTATCTTCAGACCAAACAGGAGACAATATAAAAACCGGGAACACGTGTTTAAAGGAAACCAGAATCTAGCAGACGACGGAAGTCAACATTTGGCAGACGACAGCAGAAACTTTGGTGATACAAAACCGTCAATTTGTGCGAAACTTGGTAATGCGTTTGGCATTCCTGCTTTGTGTATAAACCCACACTTCATATTGACtattttaacaatatttataCTTTCAATGGCGTTGTTTGGTGCAAATACGTTCTTGATTCCTCGCGCCGAAAACGCCGGTATTCAGAAGGACAAATCTGCGTTGCTTATGTCATGTTTTGGAATTGGCGGCATGGCTGGCCGCATAGGATATGGCATACTCATAGACAGAAGATATCTAACAATGGCTAGTTCCTTTATGATGGCCATAGTAATGTCTTCAATTGAAATCTTCCTGGTACCAATTTTGGACAATTACGCATTTCTAGTATGTTTGTCATTGCTATTTGGAATATCATCTGGTATTATAAGCCCTTTAAGCATGGTTATACCAAGAGAGGTGGTGGGTTCGACTCCCGACTTGGTTACACCTGCTATTGGATTGAGCATGCTGACAGCGACTGGAGGGCAAAGTATAGGTGTCTTGCTATCAG CGATTATTTACAACACAACTGGACGTTATACCACAGTCTACTATGTACTAGGCGGACTAGCAACTTTGTCAGCGTTAGCATTCTTTCCTACTTATGTGACTCTTCGTCGCCGGGAAATGGAAGAAACACAATACGAGAAGGCAGACAATAATTGA